The Triticum aestivum cultivar Chinese Spring chromosome 7B, IWGSC CS RefSeq v2.1, whole genome shotgun sequence genome window below encodes:
- the LOC123163039 gene encoding WAT1-related protein At1g09380 produces MGSVGNYLPVVGMILVQLGLAGLNVLSKLTMASGMSPYVLITYRNLLGAVFLAPFAFFFERKTWASISKKTLLQIFVCSVVGATMNQVFYFVGLKYSRPTVASALNNTLPAVTFALAAALKMEPVAALAGKAKVGGTALCVVGSMLMTFYRGPLVRTLDSPIHWPYVQRTMAAEAAAHAGGHTAALGAALVIASNVAWAVWFIVQKKMSNSYASPYTTTVLMASMASVQCGVIAVAAEHRLSAWALGFDIRLIGSLYAGVVASGVVIAVMSWCIQVRGPVFVSMFSPMMLIIVAVVGWGILGEKIRVGSVIGAVLIVVGLYTVLWGKGRDIVATETAEDDEEKKIGGGESSNGAVDGAAVSRPCPAADRHEATGQP; encoded by the exons ATGGGGAGTGTTGGCAATTATTTGCCTGTCGTTGGTATGATCCTGGTGCAACTGGGTCTTGCTGGTCTGAATGTATTGTCAAAGCTCACCATGGCGTCCGGCATGAGCCCTTACGTGCTCATCACCTACCGAAATCTTCTTGGGGCTGTCTTCCTCGCTCCCTTTGCTTTCTTCTTCGAACG AAAAACTTGGGCCTCAATTAGCAAGAAGACACTATTACAAATTTTTGTATGCTCCGTTGTTGG TGCGACGATGAATCAGGTGTTCTACTTCGTGGGCCTCAAGTACAGCCGCCCGACCGTGGCGTCCGCGCTCAACAACACCCTCCCAGCGGTGACCTTCGCGCTGGCGGCCGCGCTCAAGATGGAGCCCGTGGCGGCGCTCGCCGGGAAAGCCAAGGTTGGCGGCACGGCGCTCTGCGTTGTCGGCTCCATGCTGATGACCTTCTACAGGGGCCCCCTCGTCAGGACCCTGGACTCCCCGATCCACTGGCCGTACGTACAGCGCACCATGGCGGCCGAGGCCGCGGCCCACGCCGGCGGGCACACTGCCGCCCTCGGAGCCGCCCTGGTCATTGCCTCAAATGTCGCGTGGGCCGTTTGGTTCATCGTTCAG AAGAAGATGTCCAACAGCTATGCGTCCCCGTACACGACCACGGTGCTGATGGCGTCCATGGCCAGCGTCCAGTGCGGCGTCATCGCGGTGGCCGCGGAGCACAGGCTCTCGGCGTGGGCGCTCGGGTTCGACATCAGGCTCATTGGCTCGCTCTACGCG GGGGTAGTGGCGTCAGGAGTGGTGATCGCGGTGATGTCGTGGTGCATCCAGGTGCGCGGGCCGGTGTTCGTGTCCATGTTCAGCCCCATGATGCtcatcatcgtcgccgtcgtcggGTGGGGCATCCTCGGCGAGAAGATACGCGTCGGAAG CGTTATCGGCGCCGTGTTAATAGTCGTGGGTCTGTACACGGTACTCTGGGGCAAGGGAAGGGACATCGTCGCCACGGAAACCGCGGAAGACGACGAGGAGAAGAAAATCGGCGGCGGCGAATCGAGCAATGGGGCCGTCGACGGCGCGGCGGTCTCGCGGCCATGCCCCGCTGCTGATCGTCATGAGGCAACGGGCCAACCGTAG